The proteins below are encoded in one region of Rhododendron vialii isolate Sample 1 chromosome 7a, ASM3025357v1:
- the LOC131333966 gene encoding ras-related protein RABA3 — MNAEMNGGGSDLRINSVLEYSKKYHHQDDGQGQGQGMFSTGEEEKIDYVYKVVVIGDSAVGKSQILSRFTKNEFCFDSKSTIGVEFQTRTVSINSKLIKAQIWDTAGQERYRAVTSAYYRGALGAMLVYDITKRQTFDHVARWVEELRAHADSSIVIMLIGNKSDLGDQRAVPTEDAIEFAENQGLFFSETSALSGDNVDTAFLKLLEEIYGVASRKALDSSNGKVNGGDMLLNGLKIDVIGAPELEISEMKKLSACSC; from the exons ATGAATGCAGAGATGAACGGTGGTGGGAGTGATCTGCGGATAAACTCGGTACTGGAGTACTCAAAGAAGTATCATCATCAGGACGATGGGCAGGGCCAGGGCCAGGGGATGTTCAGTACtggtgaagaagagaaaatagacTATGTGTACAAGGTGGTGGTGATAGGTGACTCAGCGGTGGGAAAAAGTCAGATACTCTCAAGGTTTACTAAGAATGAGTTCTGCTTTGACTCCAAATCTACCATTGGGGTCGAATTCCAGACTCGCACTGTTTCCATCAACTCCAAACTCATCAAGGCCCAGATCTGGGACACTGCTGGCCAAGAAAG GTATAGGGCAGTCACAAGTGCATACTACAGAGGCGCACTTGGGGCCATGTTAGTGTACGATATCACTAAGAGACAAACATTTGATCATGTCGCAAGATGGGTCGAGGAGCTCCGAGCCCACGCTGATAGTTCCATTGTCATCATGTTGATCGGTAACAAATCCGATCTAGGGGACCAAAGGGCGGTTCCGACAGAAGACGCCATCGAGTTTGCGGAGAATCAGGGCCTATTTTTCTCAGAGACCTCAGCTCTCAGCGGTGACAATGTGGATACTGCATTCCTCAAGCTGCTAGAGGAGATATATGGTGTGGCCTCTAGGAAGGCATTGGATTCTAGTAATGGGAAGGTCAACGGAGGTGACATGCTGCTCAATGGGTTGAAGATTGATGTTATCGGGGCACCCGAATTGGAAATAAGTGAGATGAAGAAATTATCTGCTTGTTCttgttga